The following are encoded together in the Peromyscus leucopus breed LL Stock chromosome 1, UCI_PerLeu_2.1, whole genome shotgun sequence genome:
- the Thumpd1 gene encoding THUMP domain-containing protein 1, giving the protein MAAPAQQSSQPVGGKRKGKAQFFPAKRARRCDAGGPRQLEPGLQGILITCNMNERKCVEEAYSLLNEYGDDMYGPEKFIDKDQQPSGSEGEDDDVEAALKKEVGDIKASTEMRLRRFQSMESGANNVVFIRTLGIEPEKLVHHILQDMYKTKKKKTRVILRMLPISGTCKAFLEDMKKYAETFLEPWFKAPNKGTFQIVYKSRNNSHMTREEVIKELAGIVGSLNSENKVDLTNPEYTVVVEIIKAVCCLSVVKDYVLFRKYNLQEVVKSTKDSQPHPKLGNGKEAKLEPDGKLNQSDPAEGKNNQQVAPESSEELGQRNPRSETPAGSEEEVKPELESQVSEGPTSNENEIS; this is encoded by the exons ATGGCGGCCCCCGCCCAGCAGTCCTCTCAGCCGGTCGGCGGAAAGCGCAAAGGCAAGGCCCAGTTCTTCCCGGCCAAGCGGGCCCGGCGCTGTGACGCAGGCGGGCCGCGGCAGCTGGAGCCCGGCCTGCAGGGCATCCTCATCACCTGCAACATGAACGAGCGCAAGTGCGTGGAGGAGGCCTACAGCCTGCTTAACGAGTATGGCGACGACATGTACGGGCCCGAAAAG TTTATAGACAAGGACCAGCAGCCCTCTGGAAGTGAGGGAGAAGATGATGATGTGGAGGCTGCCTTGAAGAAAGAAGTTGGTGACATTAAGGCTTCTACAGAGATGAGGCTGAGAAGATTCCAGTCTATGGAGAGCGGAGCAAATAATGTAGTCTTCATCAGGACCCTTGGGATAG aaCCTGAGAAATTAGTGCATCACATTCTCCAGGATATgtacaaaaccaagaaaaagaagacaCGTGTTATTCTGCGAATGTTGCCCATCTCAGGCACCTGCAAAGCTTTCTTAGAAGATATGAAAAAATATGCAGAAACATTTCTGGAGCCCTGGTTTAAAGCCCCAAACAAAGGGACATTTCAGATTGTCTACAAATCTCGAAATAACAGCCATATGACTAGAGAAGAAGTTATTAAAGAGTTGGCAG GAATAGTGGGCAGcctcaattcagaaaataaagtggATCTCACTAATCCAGAATACACAGTGGTAGTCGAAATCATCAAAGCTGTGTGTTGCCTGAGTGTTGTGAAAGATTATGTGCTATTCAGAAAATACAACCTCCAAGAGGTAGTGAAGAGTACAAAAGACTCACAGCCTCACCCAAAGCTGGGAAATGGCAAAGAAGCAAAATTGGAACCGGATGGCAAGTTGAATCAAAGTGATCCCGCAGAAGGGAAAAATAACCAGCAGGTGGCACCAGAGAGCAGCGAGGAGCTGGGGCAGAGAAATCCAAGGTCTGAAACCCCAGCAGGGAGTGAGGAAGAAGTTAAACCTGAACTTGAAAGTCAAGTCTCAGAAGGACCCACGTCAAATGAAAATGAGATCTCATAG